In the Telopea speciosissima isolate NSW1024214 ecotype Mountain lineage chromosome 2, Tspe_v1, whole genome shotgun sequence genome, one interval contains:
- the LOC122652115 gene encoding histone-lysine N-methyltransferase ATXR6-like, whose protein sequence is MAAATSLKRRTRAPKPISPLSLTGSSDEEREYDETFCEECRSGDAADELLLCDKCDRGFHLFCLRPILVSVPKGLWFCPPCSNLKKPKKFPLIQTKIIDFFRVQRSSDLTQKSKSGNQRTRKRAGTLVVSKKKRKLLSFKPTEDPARRLEQMASLATALTATGTDFSNELTYMPGMAPRSANCPRIEKGGMQVLSREDTETLNLCKNMMERGEWPPLMVVFDSQEGFTVEADRYIKDFTIITEYTGDVDYLRNRENDDGDSMMTLISAVDPSQSLVICPDKRSNIARFINGINNHTPNGKKKQNLKCVRYNVNGECRVLLIANRDIPKGERLYYDYNGQEHEYPTQHFV, encoded by the exons ATGGCAGCCGCAACGTCCCTGAAGAGGAGAACACGAGCTCCAAAGCCTATCTCTCCTCTATCACTAACGGGCAGCAGTGACGAAGAACGAGAGTACGATGAAACCTTTTGTGAGGAATGCCGCTCCGGTGATGCGGCTGACGAGCTTCTCCTCTGCGACAAATGTGATCGAGGGTTTCACCTCTTCTGCCTTCGACCCATTCTTGTTTCTGTGCCAAAAGGGCTGTGGTTTTGCCCACCTTGTTCCAACCTGAAGAAACCCAAAA AGTTTCCTCTAATCCAAACTAAAATTATTGACTTCTTTCGAGTTCAGAGGTCCTCGGATTTGACACAGAAATCCAAAAGTG GTAATCAGAGAACAAGGAAACGAGCAGGTACTTTAGTGGtgtcaaagaaaaagagaaagctatTGTCGTTCAAGCCCACTGAGGACCCTGCAAGAAGATTAGAACAGATGGCATCTTTGGCCACAGCATTGACGGCAACGGGGACAGATTTCAGTAACGAGCTTACTTATATGCCCGGCATGGCTCCAAGGTCTGCAAACTGCCCACGTATTGAAAAAGGAGGAATGCAG GTTTTATCTCGTGAAGATACTGAAACCTTAAACCTCTGCAAGAATATGATGGAAAGAGGAGAATGGCCTCCCCTCATGGTTGTTTTTGATTCTCAAGAAGG GTTTACTGTAGAGGCAGACAGATATATAAAAGATTTCAcaattatcacagaatatacaGGTGATGTTGATTACTTAAGAAATCGTGAAAACGACGATGGTGATAGCATGATGACTCTTATCTCTGCTGTTGATCCTTCACAAAGCCTTGTTATTTGTCCTGATAAACGTAGTAATATTGCCCGCTTCATCAATGGAATCAACAACCACACTCC gaatgggaagaagaagcagaatttgAAATGCGTGAGGTATAATGTCAATGGTGAGTGCAGGGTTTTACTGATAGCAAATAGAGATATACCAAAGGGGGAGAGATTGTACTACGATTATAATGGGCAGGAGCATGAATACCCTACTCAGCATTTTGTCTGA
- the LOC122652113 gene encoding DDT domain-containing protein DDR4: protein MAKKRGRENPTVHLNVEEKVISDGRSSMDSVLHPSESQLARLRLRERWELASVLNFLHVFQPIIDSKLEFPAEEIETALITPNDTLARLHILLLKGIPSVSKKLNDPDVWITELCKKLYAWWPRVAEGGIPLLVSHGEEISEYKEIDPTVRLEILKVLCEIRLIQDDILTYINDELKDGRQLSTFRKDRIGGDGNGTNYWYDGDSVIGHRLYREVKKVEYNQSSREKGRLTPPTTGFQWETLATNLEEFREILDKLSSSEVVVESNVGKIVESEILPVLEKLQKKKERALKRQQEKAMFQSGIFSSFGMMNTRTCRVRRPVSYTFDEYDRSIDEAIEVIKGDPTGDKRHEQENDSDPEGSVTDEIQFIGTGSDSSDNDDDYDGKDEVDNDDIGDNLGTSEKNSKKIGPGNGVKQNSQKRNGFTEVIGLRRSRRIAGTDCPGLMLGSDADMKKQLRQRPPCDSIFEPHIISDSEDGNLSEDAGNQMLCTG from the exons ATGGCGAAAAAGCGCGGGAGAGAGAATCCAACTGTTCACTTGAACGTTGAAGAAAAGGTTATTTCGGATGGAAGATCATCAATGGATTCAGTCTTGCATCCGTCGGAATCACAGCTTGCTCGTCTTCGTCTTAGGGAACGATGGGAACTGGCTTCTGTTCTTAACTTCTTACAT GTTTTCCAGCCTATTATTGATAGCAAGTTGGAGTTTCCAGCGGAAGAAATCGAGACAGCCCTCATTACGCCCAACGACACTCTCGCTCGGCTCCACATTTTACTTTTGAAG GGTATACCATCCGTCAGCAAAAAATTGAATGACCCTGACGTTTGGATTACGGAACTTTGTAAGAAACTTTATGCGTGGTGGCCAAGG GTGGCTGAAGGGGGAATTCCACTCCTTGTATCCCATGG AGAAGAGATATCCGAATACAAGGAAATTGATCCAACTGTTCGTTTGGAGATCTTGAAAGTACTCTGTGAAATTCGTCTTATT CAAGATGATATATTGACTTATATTAACGATGAACTGAAAGATGGAAGACAACTTTCCACTTTCCGTAAAGATAGAATTGGTGGAGATGGAAATGGAACTAATTACTG GTATGATGGAGATTCAGTTATTGGTCATCGGTTATACAGGGAAGTGAAAAAGGTTGAATACAACCAAAGCTCAAGGGAGAAGGGACGCTTAACACCGCCAACAACTGGTTTTCAATGGGAAACACTGGCAACCAATCTTGAGGAATTTCGTGAGATTTTA GATAAGCTTTCTTCTAGTGAAGTTGTGGTGGAATCTAATGTTGGGAAGATTGTTGAAAGTGAAATTTTGCCTGTTCTGGAAAAGCTCCAGAAG aagaaagaaagggcATTGAAACGTCAACAAGAGAAAGCAATGTTTCAGAGTGGAATTTTTAGCTCTTTTGGAATGATGAATACGCGTACTTGTCGTGTTCGTAGACCAGTCAGTTACACATTTG ATGAGTATGACAGGTCTATTGACGAGGCTATAGAGGTGATTAA GGGAGATCCCACTGGGGATAAAAGGCATGAGCAGGAAAATGACAGTGATCCTGAAGGAAGTGTCACTGATGAGATTCAGTTCATAGGAACTGGCAGTGATAGCAGTGACAATGATGACGATTATGATGGCAAGGATGAGGTTGACAATGATGACATTGGTGACAACTTAGGTACTTCTGAGAAGAATAGTAAAAAAATTGGCCCTGGAAATGGTGTGAAACAGAATTCTCAGAAACGAAATGGTTTCACTGAAGTCATAGGATTGCGCCGCAGTAGGAGAATAGCAGGGACCGATTGTCCTGGGTTGATGCTAGGAAGTGATGCAGACATGAAAAAGCAGTTAAGGCAGAGACCTCCCTGTGACAGCATTTTTGAACCTCATATTATTTCAGACTCTGAAGATGGAAACTTGTCAGAAGATGCTGGCAATCAGATGTTATGTActggatga